One window from the genome of Enterobacteriaceae bacterium Kacie_13 encodes:
- the ansA gene encoding asparaginase encodes MTKKSIYVAYTGGTIGMQRSEQGYIPVSGHLQRQLALMPEFHRPEMPEFTIQEYAPLMDSSDMTPEDWQHIADDIQAHYDDYDGFVILHGTDTMAFTASALSFMLENLSKPVIVTGSQIPLEALRSDGQINLLNSLYIAANHPVNEVTLFFNNRLYRGNRSTKAHADGFDAFASPNLTPLLEAGIHIRRLSTPSLPVDPAARLIVHNITPQPIGVVTIYPGISAEVVQNFLMQPVKALILRSYGVGNAPQKGDLLKVLKDASERGIVVVNLTQCISGRVNMGGYATGNALAHSGVISGFDMTVEAALTKLHYLLSQTHTPEEIRELMQQNLRGELTE; translated from the coding sequence ATGACTAAAAAATCTATTTACGTGGCCTACACGGGCGGCACCATCGGCATGCAGCGTTCCGAACAGGGTTACATTCCGGTTTCAGGCCACCTGCAGCGCCAGCTGGCACTGATGCCAGAATTTCACCGCCCGGAAATGCCTGAATTCACCATTCAGGAATACGCACCGCTGATGGACTCCTCCGACATGACGCCGGAAGACTGGCAACATATTGCCGACGATATTCAGGCGCATTACGACGATTACGACGGTTTCGTGATCCTGCACGGCACCGACACTATGGCTTTCACCGCGTCCGCGCTGTCGTTCATGCTGGAAAATTTGAGCAAACCGGTAATTGTGACAGGGTCACAAATTCCACTTGAAGCGCTGCGTTCGGATGGTCAGATTAACCTGCTCAATTCGCTGTACATCGCAGCTAACCATCCGGTCAACGAAGTCACCCTGTTCTTCAACAATCGTCTTTATCGCGGCAACCGCAGCACCAAAGCCCACGCCGACGGTTTCGACGCATTTGCCTCGCCGAACCTGACGCCGCTGCTGGAAGCCGGGATCCACATCCGTCGCCTCTCCACACCGTCATTGCCGGTGGACCCTGCCGCCAGACTGATCGTACACAACATCACTCCCCAGCCGATTGGCGTGGTGACGATTTATCCGGGAATTTCTGCCGAAGTGGTGCAGAACTTCCTGATGCAGCCGGTCAAAGCGCTGATCCTGCGCTCTTACGGTGTCGGCAATGCACCGCAAAAAGGCGATCTGCTGAAAGTGCTGAAAGACGCCTCTGAGCGTGGCATTGTCGTGGTGAACCTTACGCAATGTATTTCGGGGCGCGTAAACATGGGTGGATACGCCACCGGCAACGCGCTGGCGCATTCAGGGGTCATCAGCGGCTTTGATATGACCGTCGAGGCAGCACTGACTAAGCTGCATTATCTGCTCAGCCAGACACACACGCCGGAAGAAATTCGCGAACTGATGCAGCAAAATCTGCGCGGCGAGCTCACCGAATAA
- the pncA gene encoding bifunctional nicotinamidase/pyrazinamidase has translation MKSALLLVDLQNDFCQGGALAVAEGDATIAIANQMMAWCKKNDVAVVASQDWHPAKHRSFAANSHTEAWTVGELNGLPQVWWPVHCMQNEPGAEFHPALEIKRLDFVVQKGTNMDIDSYSAFYDNGHLSATMLNDWLKAAKITHLYVMGLATDYCVKFTVLDALAQGYKVTLLADGCRGVNLQPQDSDEAIKSMQLAGAKVSTSAAVLR, from the coding sequence ATGAAATCTGCATTGTTGCTGGTGGATCTGCAAAATGATTTTTGTCAGGGCGGCGCGTTAGCCGTCGCTGAAGGTGACGCCACCATTGCGATCGCCAATCAGATGATGGCGTGGTGTAAGAAAAATGATGTTGCCGTGGTGGCATCACAAGACTGGCATCCCGCCAAACATCGCAGCTTTGCGGCGAATTCGCATACTGAAGCCTGGACCGTCGGCGAGCTGAACGGCCTGCCGCAGGTATGGTGGCCGGTGCATTGTATGCAGAATGAACCTGGCGCCGAGTTTCATCCGGCACTGGAAATCAAACGTCTGGATTTCGTGGTGCAGAAAGGCACAAATATGGATATTGACAGCTACAGCGCGTTTTATGACAACGGGCATCTTTCAGCCACTATGCTCAACGACTGGCTGAAAGCGGCAAAGATCACCCATCTTTATGTCATGGGGCTGGCCACAGACTACTGCGTCAAATTCACCGTGCTGGACGCGCTGGCGCAGGGATATAAAGTCACCCTGCTGGCCGACGGCTGTCGCGGCGTAAACCTGCAACCGCAGGACAGCGATGAGGCCATTAAGTCGATGCAGCTGGCGGGCGCGAAAGTGAGTACCTCAGCGGCAGTGCTGAGGTAA
- a CDS encoding antibiotic biosynthesis monooxygenase, whose protein sequence is MLKVIAEDFIKPESVGTVMPFYSELVEATKQEPLCHAYDLFIDEKDPGHFIFIEEWPDHAALEAHCASEHFKQLVPLIDQHKRKDATYILMKCAF, encoded by the coding sequence ATGTTAAAAGTGATTGCTGAAGATTTTATTAAGCCGGAATCGGTCGGCACAGTCATGCCATTTTATTCTGAGTTGGTTGAGGCAACCAAACAGGAACCCTTATGCCATGCTTATGATCTTTTCATTGATGAAAAGGATCCGGGACATTTCATTTTTATTGAAGAGTGGCCAGACCATGCAGCGCTTGAGGCACATTGTGCCAGTGAGCATTTCAAACAACTTGTCCCGCTGATAGACCAACACAAACGTAAAGACGCCACCTATATTCTGATGAAATGTGCGTTCTAA
- a CDS encoding DUF1315 family protein: MEINQLIDVMTPEIYARLAQAVELGKWPDGVALTPEQKDHSLQAVMLYQSRHNVDAQHMSIGTDGQIVTKSKQELKQQFAQDTLIRLRPE; the protein is encoded by the coding sequence ATGGAAATTAACCAACTCATTGACGTGATGACGCCGGAAATTTATGCGCGTCTGGCACAGGCGGTAGAACTGGGCAAATGGCCCGATGGCGTCGCGCTGACCCCGGAACAAAAAGATCACAGTTTGCAGGCAGTGATGCTGTATCAGTCGCGTCACAACGTGGACGCGCAGCACATGAGTATCGGTACAGACGGGCAGATTGTCACCAAAAGCAAACAGGAACTTAAGCAGCAGTTTGCACAAGATACGTTGATTCGGCTAAGACCGGAGTGA
- the msrB gene encoding peptide-methionine (R)-S-oxide reductase MsrB, producing MSNESKSSSSLEQLTEIQRYVTQEHGTERPYTGKLLHNKRDGIYHCLVCNAPLFYSDTKYDSGCGWPSFYQPVHHDAIKYLTDNTHGMERVEIRCSNCDAHLGHVFPDGPQPTGERYCVNSASMSFIDGENGDKTAG from the coding sequence ATGAGCAATGAATCCAAATCATCTTCTTCACTCGAACAACTTACTGAAATTCAACGTTATGTGACGCAGGAACACGGGACCGAACGCCCTTACACCGGCAAACTGCTGCATAACAAACGCGACGGCATCTACCATTGCCTGGTCTGCAACGCGCCGCTATTCTACTCCGACACTAAATATGACTCCGGTTGCGGCTGGCCAAGCTTCTATCAACCCGTGCATCATGATGCAATCAAATACCTGACGGATAACACCCACGGTATGGAGCGTGTGGAAATCCGCTGTTCCAATTGCGATGCGCATTTAGGGCACGTTTTCCCTGACGGCCCTCAGCCGACCGGCGAGCGTTACTGCGTGAATTCCGCATCGATGAGTTTTATTGATGGTGAAAACGGCGATAAAACCGCAGGCTAA
- the gapA gene encoding glyceraldehyde-3-phosphate dehydrogenase produces MEYMTIKVGINGFGRIGRIVFRAAQERSDIEIVAINDLLDAEYMAYMLKYDSTHGRFNGTVEVKDGHLVVNGKTIRVTAERDPANLKWNEVNVDVVAEATGLFLDDATARKHITAGAKKVVLTGPSKDDTPMFVMGVNHKEYAGQEIVSNASCTTNCLAPLAKVINDNFGIVEALMTTVHATTATQKTVDGPSHKDWRGGRGASQNIIPSSTGAAKAVGKVIPALNGKLTGMAFRVPTPNVSVVDLTARLEKPATYKEICAVIKAASEAGDLKGVLGYTEDDVVSTDFNGEKLTSVFDAKAGIALNDNFVKLVSWYDNETGYSNKVLDLISHVSK; encoded by the coding sequence GTGGAATATATGACTATCAAAGTAGGTATCAACGGTTTTGGCCGTATCGGTCGCATTGTTTTCCGTGCTGCTCAGGAACGTTCTGACATCGAGATCGTAGCAATCAACGATCTGTTAGACGCAGAATACATGGCATACATGCTGAAGTACGACTCAACTCATGGTCGTTTCAACGGTACCGTAGAAGTGAAAGACGGTCACCTGGTTGTTAACGGCAAAACCATCCGTGTTACCGCTGAGCGTGATCCAGCTAACCTGAAATGGAATGAAGTTAACGTTGATGTTGTTGCTGAAGCAACTGGCCTGTTCCTGGACGACGCGACTGCCCGTAAGCACATCACTGCTGGCGCTAAGAAAGTTGTTCTGACTGGTCCATCTAAAGATGACACCCCTATGTTCGTTATGGGCGTAAACCATAAAGAATACGCTGGCCAGGAAATCGTTTCTAACGCTTCTTGCACCACTAACTGCCTGGCACCACTGGCTAAAGTGATCAACGACAACTTCGGTATCGTTGAAGCGCTGATGACCACTGTTCATGCAACTACCGCTACTCAGAAAACTGTCGATGGCCCGTCTCACAAAGACTGGCGCGGCGGCCGCGGCGCATCCCAGAACATCATCCCTTCTTCTACCGGTGCTGCTAAAGCAGTAGGTAAAGTAATCCCAGCTCTGAACGGTAAACTGACTGGTATGGCGTTCCGCGTTCCTACCCCTAACGTTTCCGTTGTTGACCTGACTGCACGTCTGGAAAAACCAGCAACCTACAAAGAAATCTGCGCAGTAATCAAAGCAGCTTCTGAAGCAGGCGATCTGAAAGGCGTTCTGGGTTACACCGAAGACGACGTAGTATCTACCGACTTCAACGGCGAAAAACTGACTTCCGTATTTGATGCGAAAGCAGGTATCGCTCTGAATGACAACTTTGTGAAACTGGTTTCCTGGTACGACAACGAAACTGGCTACTCAAACAAAGTACTGGATCTGATTTCTCACGTTTCCAAATAA
- a CDS encoding D-hexose-6-phosphate mutarotase, with translation MIEQLLSLPVVNQISTTVSQRQIDELPVIVVSHPKVRVAVALQGAHLLAWQPEGEEPVLWMSSASAFKEGVAIRGGIPICWPWFGPAGKPSHGFARNMPWELTDHKESDQGVVLTLTLKSSEETLALWPHDFTLTARYTLGETCHIELESIGDFQANSALHTYFNIGDIADVSIKGLGGSFIDKVDGAKAKQETGDLTFSGQTDRIYTQPQATSEIIDPVLKRTLVIAHENNSDVVAWNPGAQLSVSMADMPDDGYKTMVCVETAQVSHTHTSTHAAPARLAVTFSLRK, from the coding sequence ATGATTGAGCAACTCCTCTCCCTACCCGTTGTAAACCAAATCTCAACGACCGTCAGCCAGCGTCAGATAGACGAACTGCCGGTTATCGTGGTTTCTCATCCGAAAGTCCGTGTAGCCGTAGCCCTGCAGGGTGCACATCTGCTGGCATGGCAGCCTGAAGGTGAAGAACCTGTTCTGTGGATGAGCAGCGCCAGCGCGTTCAAAGAAGGCGTGGCAATCCGTGGCGGTATCCCAATTTGCTGGCCGTGGTTTGGTCCTGCCGGTAAACCTTCGCATGGTTTCGCACGTAACATGCCGTGGGAGCTGACCGATCACAAAGAAAGCGATCAGGGTGTGGTATTAACGCTGACGCTGAAAAGCTCCGAAGAAACACTGGCACTCTGGCCGCATGATTTCACGCTGACAGCGCGATATACGCTGGGTGAAACCTGTCACATTGAGCTGGAATCAATCGGTGATTTCCAAGCCAATAGTGCCCTGCACACTTATTTTAACATCGGCGATATCGCAGATGTGAGCATCAAAGGCTTGGGTGGCAGCTTTATCGATAAAGTGGATGGTGCAAAAGCCAAGCAGGAAACCGGGGATCTGACTTTTTCCGGCCAGACTGACCGCATCTACACCCAGCCGCAGGCGACCAGCGAAATCATCGATCCGGTACTGAAACGTACACTGGTGATCGCCCACGAGAACAACTCAGACGTAGTGGCATGGAACCCGGGCGCGCAGCTTTCTGTCAGCATGGCGGATATGCCGGATGACGGCTACAAGACCATGGTCTGCGTAGAAACAGCGCAAGTCTCCCACACGCATACCTCGACACACGCCGCACCAGCACGTCTTGCGGTAACATTCTCCCTGCGTAAATAA
- a CDS encoding MipA/OmpV family protein (scaffolding protein for the murein polymerase MrcB and the lytic transglycosylase MltA), with translation MKTPNLKTLSIVGAAVLFSHAAVAGTWSLGASALGDVNPYRGYDNKVYPVPVVSYESDDFYFKSLTAGYYLWKDEHNKFSATASYIPFGFDPDDSDDHQMKHLNKRRGTLMGGLAYSHIEDWGTLRATFNGDVLNNSNGLVADAAYLYPIREDNWALVPGFGVMWSSSNQNDYYYGVSKGESRRSGLGSYTADDSFSPYAELSARYNFTKEWQAFFTGRYIRLADEVKDSPMVDKSYSAVVWTGVTYTF, from the coding sequence ATGAAAACTCCAAACCTTAAAACACTGTCCATCGTGGGCGCGGCAGTGCTTTTCAGTCATGCGGCTGTGGCAGGCACATGGTCCCTGGGCGCATCAGCGCTGGGCGACGTCAACCCGTACCGCGGTTATGACAACAAAGTTTATCCGGTGCCGGTTGTTTCTTACGAAAGCGACGATTTCTACTTCAAATCGCTGACTGCGGGTTACTACCTGTGGAAAGATGAACATAACAAATTCAGCGCGACGGCTTCCTATATTCCATTCGGTTTCGATCCCGATGATTCTGATGACCATCAGATGAAACACCTGAATAAACGTCGCGGCACCCTGATGGGCGGTCTGGCGTACTCGCATATTGAAGACTGGGGTACGCTGCGCGCCACCTTCAACGGTGATGTGCTGAACAACAGCAATGGTCTGGTCGCGGATGCCGCTTACCTGTATCCGATCCGTGAAGATAACTGGGCACTGGTGCCGGGCTTTGGTGTGATGTGGAGCAGCAGCAACCAGAATGATTACTACTACGGCGTCAGCAAAGGCGAATCTCGTCGCAGCGGCCTGGGCAGTTATACGGCGGATGACAGCTTCAGCCCGTATGCTGAACTTTCTGCGCGTTATAACTTCACCAAAGAATGGCAGGCATTCTTCACTGGTCGTTACATTCGCTTAGCGGATGAGGTGAAAGACAGCCCTATGGTAGATAAATCCTATTCCGCCGTTGTCTGGACCGGTGTGACTTACACGTTCTAA
- a CDS encoding PrkA family serine protein kinase: MNIFDHYRQRYEAAKDEEFTLQEFLTIARQDRSAYVNAAERLLMAIGEPVMVDTALEPRLSRLFSNRVVARYPAFEEFYGMEEAIEQIVSYLKHAAQGLEEKKQILYLLGPVGGGKSSLAERLKSLMQRVPIYVLSANGDRSPVNDHPLCLFNPQEDAHILEKEYNIPPRYLGTIMSPWAAKRLHEFGGDITKFKVVKVWPSILEQIAIAKTEPGDENNQDISALVGKVDIRKLENHAQNDPDAYGYSGALCRANQGVMEFVEMFKAPIKVLHPLLTATQEGNYNGTEGISALPFNGIILAHSNESEWVTFRNNKNNEAFLDRVYIVKVPYCLRVSEEMKIYDKLLSNSELSHAPCAPGTLETLARFSILSRLKTPENSSSYSKMRVYDGESLKDTDPKAKSYQEYRDYAGVDEGMNGLSTRFAFKILSRVFNFDHVEVAANPVHLFYVLEQQIEREQFPQDIAEKYLEHLKGYLIPKYAEFIGKEIQTAYLESYSEYGQNIFDRYVTYADFWIQDQEYRDPDTGQLFDRESLNAELEKIEKPAGISNPKDFRNEIVNFVLRARANNSGRNPNWTSYEKLRTVIEKKMFSNTEELLPVISFNAKTSTDEQKKHDDFVDRMMEKGYTRKQVRLLCEWYLRVRKSS, from the coding sequence ATGAACATATTTGACCACTATCGCCAGCGCTATGAGGCTGCCAAGGACGAAGAGTTCACACTGCAGGAATTTCTTACCATTGCTCGGCAAGATCGCAGTGCATATGTCAATGCGGCGGAACGTCTGTTGATGGCAATCGGTGAACCAGTGATGGTAGACACCGCGCTTGAGCCACGCCTGTCGCGTTTATTCTCGAACCGTGTTGTTGCACGCTACCCTGCATTTGAAGAGTTTTACGGTATGGAAGAGGCTATCGAACAGATCGTCTCCTATCTCAAACATGCCGCGCAGGGCCTGGAAGAAAAGAAACAAATCCTTTATTTACTCGGCCCGGTGGGTGGCGGTAAATCCTCACTGGCCGAACGGCTAAAATCCCTCATGCAACGCGTACCAATTTATGTGCTGAGTGCCAACGGCGACCGTAGCCCGGTAAACGATCATCCGCTCTGCCTGTTTAATCCACAGGAAGATGCGCACATTCTTGAAAAAGAATACAACATTCCTCCGCGCTACCTCGGCACCATCATGTCGCCGTGGGCCGCAAAACGCTTGCATGAGTTTGGCGGTGACATCACCAAATTCAAAGTCGTCAAAGTCTGGCCGTCGATTCTCGAACAAATCGCTATCGCCAAGACCGAGCCCGGCGATGAGAACAACCAGGACATCTCCGCGCTGGTTGGGAAAGTGGATATCCGTAAGCTGGAAAACCACGCGCAAAACGATCCTGACGCCTACGGCTATTCCGGCGCACTGTGCCGCGCAAACCAGGGTGTGATGGAATTCGTTGAGATGTTTAAGGCGCCGATCAAAGTGCTGCATCCGTTACTGACCGCTACGCAGGAAGGTAACTACAACGGTACTGAAGGGATCTCCGCCCTGCCGTTCAACGGCATTATTCTGGCTCACTCCAACGAATCGGAGTGGGTGACCTTCCGTAACAACAAGAACAACGAAGCCTTCCTCGACCGTGTATACATCGTAAAAGTGCCTTACTGCCTGCGCGTGTCGGAAGAGATGAAAATCTACGACAAACTGCTCAGCAACAGTGAACTTTCCCATGCACCGTGCGCACCGGGAACGCTGGAAACGCTGGCCCGCTTCTCGATTCTGTCGCGTCTTAAAACGCCTGAGAACTCCAGCAGCTATTCCAAAATGCGGGTATACGATGGTGAAAGCCTGAAAGATACCGACCCGAAAGCCAAGTCTTATCAGGAATACCGCGATTATGCGGGGGTGGACGAAGGCATGAACGGGCTCTCGACGCGTTTTGCGTTCAAGATTTTGTCCCGCGTCTTCAACTTTGATCATGTGGAAGTCGCCGCTAACCCGGTTCATCTGTTCTACGTTCTGGAACAGCAAATCGAGCGCGAGCAATTCCCGCAGGACATCGCTGAAAAGTATCTTGAGCACCTGAAAGGCTATCTGATCCCTAAATACGCTGAATTCATCGGCAAAGAGATCCAGACCGCTTATCTGGAATCCTATTCGGAATACGGGCAAAACATTTTCGACCGTTATGTCACGTACGCTGATTTTTGGATTCAGGATCAGGAATACCGTGATCCGGACACCGGCCAGTTGTTTGACCGTGAATCGCTGAATGCCGAGCTGGAGAAAATCGAAAAACCGGCCGGGATCAGCAATCCAAAAGATTTCCGTAATGAGATAGTCAACTTCGTGCTGCGTGCCCGCGCCAATAACAGCGGTCGCAACCCCAACTGGACCAGTTACGAAAAACTGCGCACGGTCATTGAGAAAAAAATGTTCTCAAATACCGAGGAATTACTGCCAGTTATCTCGTTTAACGCCAAAACGTCGACCGATGAACAGAAGAAACATGATGATTTTGTCGACAGAATGATGGAGAAAGGATATACACGCAAACAGGTTCGCCTGCTGTGTGAATGGTATCTGCGCGTGAGAAAATCCTCTTAA
- a CDS encoding DUF444 family protein: MTYFIDRRLNGKNKSAVNRQRFLRRYKSQIKQSIAEAINKRSVTDVDSGESVSIPNSDINEPMFHQGRGGLRHRVHPGNDHFVQNDRIERPQGGGGGGSGQGDASQDGEGEDEFSFQISKDEYLDLLFEDLALPNLKKNQHKQLTEFKTHRSGYTSNGVPANISVVRSLQNSLARRTAMTAGKKRALRELESTLSEVEISEPAQLLEEERLRKEIAELRAKIAKTPFIDTFDLRYRNYERRAEPSSQAVMFCLMDVSGSMDQATKDMAKRFYILLYLFLSRTYKNVDVVYIRHHTQAKEVDEQEFFYSQETGGTIVSSALKLMDEVIQERYDPAQWNIYAAQASDGDNWADDSPLCHQLLAQKILPMVRYYSYIEITRRAHQTLWREYEVLQQKFGNFAMQHIREQEDIYPVFRELFHKQTENG; encoded by the coding sequence ATGACGTATTTTATTGACCGTCGGCTTAATGGCAAAAACAAAAGCGCGGTTAACCGCCAGCGCTTTTTGCGACGCTATAAGTCGCAAATCAAACAGTCGATTGCCGAGGCCATCAACAAGCGTTCGGTTACCGACGTCGATAGCGGGGAGTCAGTCTCGATCCCCAATTCTGATATCAATGAACCCATGTTCCATCAGGGTCGCGGTGGCTTGCGCCACCGTGTTCACCCCGGCAATGACCACTTTGTGCAGAATGACCGTATCGAAAGACCGCAAGGGGGCGGTGGCGGCGGCAGTGGTCAGGGCGATGCCAGTCAGGACGGTGAAGGCGAGGACGAGTTCTCCTTCCAGATCTCCAAAGATGAGTATCTCGACCTGCTGTTTGAGGATCTGGCGCTGCCAAACCTGAAGAAAAATCAGCATAAACAGCTGACTGAGTTTAAAACCCACCGCTCAGGCTACACCTCCAACGGTGTGCCGGCCAATATCAGTGTGGTGCGTTCTTTGCAAAACTCGCTGGCACGCCGTACGGCGATGACTGCGGGCAAAAAACGGGCGCTGCGAGAACTGGAGTCAACGCTTTCTGAAGTTGAAATCAGTGAACCGGCGCAATTACTGGAAGAAGAACGTCTGCGCAAAGAGATCGCCGAGTTGCGGGCGAAAATCGCCAAAACGCCATTCATCGATACCTTTGATTTGCGTTACCGCAATTACGAACGTCGTGCTGAGCCTTCAAGTCAGGCGGTGATGTTCTGCCTGATGGATGTCTCAGGTTCGATGGACCAGGCAACCAAAGACATGGCCAAACGTTTTTACATTCTGCTCTATCTGTTCCTGAGCCGGACGTATAAAAACGTCGATGTGGTCTACATCCGTCACCATACACAAGCCAAAGAAGTGGACGAACAGGAGTTCTTCTACTCGCAGGAAACAGGCGGGACCATCGTTTCAAGCGCACTGAAGCTGATGGATGAAGTCATTCAGGAACGATACGATCCGGCGCAGTGGAACATTTATGCCGCGCAGGCCTCCGATGGTGACAACTGGGCTGACGACTCCCCTCTCTGTCACCAGCTTCTGGCACAGAAGATCCTGCCCATGGTGCGATATTACAGCTATATCGAAATCACCCGCCGCGCCCACCAGACGCTGTGGCGTGAATACGAAGTGCTACAGCAGAAGTTTGGTAATTTTGCGATGCAGCATATCCGAGAACAAGAAGATATTTACCCGGTGTTCAGGGAGCTTTTTCATAAGCAAACTGAAAATGGGTGA
- a CDS encoding DUF481 domain-containing protein: MFFRVVRHLPVCAVVCGASLFSISSLADTTIFTALDDPAQAKKPFVGNVQAGYSAQTGNTSNSTLNADTTMTWFGTNTANSLWGSARNTSSSGVRSSEKYQAGARTRYNIDNANYLFGQASWLSDRYNGYRARDVATVGYGRQIWSGPVHTLNLEAGPGVRHDEFQQGGNTTRALAYGSGTYGYQISDTAKFTQGVSVLANDETTLNSETALTVAINSHFSLKVAYDVTYNTKPPASAPDKTDTVTSVNLVYGM; this comes from the coding sequence ATGTTTTTTCGGGTTGTACGTCATTTACCAGTGTGTGCCGTTGTCTGCGGTGCCTCGCTGTTCAGTATCTCAAGCCTTGCAGACACCACTATTTTCACCGCGTTAGATGACCCTGCTCAGGCGAAAAAGCCATTCGTGGGCAATGTTCAGGCGGGTTACAGTGCACAAACCGGTAATACCAGCAACTCAACGCTGAATGCCGATACCACGATGACCTGGTTTGGTACCAACACGGCAAACAGCCTGTGGGGTTCTGCGCGTAACACGTCCTCTTCCGGTGTGCGTTCATCCGAGAAGTATCAGGCCGGTGCCCGTACCCGTTACAATATCGATAACGCCAACTATCTGTTCGGTCAGGCCAGCTGGCTGAGTGACCGTTACAATGGTTACCGCGCGCGTGATGTGGCCACTGTCGGTTACGGTCGTCAGATCTGGAGCGGTCCGGTTCATACGCTGAATCTGGAAGCCGGTCCGGGTGTTCGTCATGATGAATTCCAGCAGGGCGGTAACACCACGCGCGCGCTGGCTTACGGCTCAGGCACCTACGGTTATCAGATAAGCGATACCGCTAAGTTCACCCAGGGCGTTTCCGTGTTAGCGAACGATGAAACCACGCTGAACTCTGAAACCGCGCTGACCGTAGCGATCAATAGCCACTTCTCTTTGAAAGTCGCTTACGACGTCACCTACAACACCAAACCACCAGCCAGTGCGCCGGATAAAACCGATACCGTCACTTCTGTGAATCTGGTTTACGGCATGTAA
- the nadE gene encoding ammonia-dependent NAD(+) synthetase, translating into MALQQDIIQALHVKPQIDAAQEVRVSADFLKSYLLAHPFIKSLVLGISGGQDSTLTGKLCQTAISELRAQTADDSYQFIAVRLPYGVQADESDCQDAITFIEPDQVLTVNIKNAVLASEATLREIGIELSDFIKGNEKARERMKAQYSIAGMKKGVVVGTDHAAEAVTGFFTKYGDGGTDINPIFRLNKRQGKALLKELGCPEHLYTKAPTADLEENRPALPDEVALGVTYELIDDYLEGKTIDEASAKIIEGWYLRTEHKRQPPVTVFDDFWKKK; encoded by the coding sequence ATGGCTTTACAACAAGACATTATTCAGGCGCTGCACGTTAAACCGCAAATCGATGCCGCGCAGGAAGTGCGTGTCAGCGCCGATTTTCTCAAAAGTTATCTGCTGGCCCATCCCTTTATTAAATCTTTGGTACTCGGCATCAGCGGCGGGCAGGATTCTACTCTTACCGGCAAACTTTGCCAAACGGCAATTAGCGAATTACGTGCACAAACGGCTGACGACAGCTATCAGTTCATCGCGGTGCGTCTGCCTTACGGCGTGCAGGCCGATGAATCCGACTGTCAGGATGCGATCACCTTTATTGAGCCGGATCAGGTTCTGACGGTTAATATCAAAAATGCCGTGCTGGCGAGCGAAGCGACGTTGCGTGAAATCGGTATCGAACTGAGTGATTTCATCAAGGGCAACGAAAAAGCCCGCGAGCGTATGAAAGCGCAGTACAGCATTGCAGGAATGAAGAAAGGCGTAGTGGTCGGCACCGATCACGCGGCAGAAGCAGTCACCGGGTTCTTCACCAAATACGGCGACGGCGGCACGGACATCAACCCGATTTTCCGTCTGAACAAACGTCAGGGGAAAGCGCTGCTGAAAGAACTCGGTTGCCCGGAACATCTTTATACCAAAGCGCCGACGGCAGATTTAGAAGAAAACCGCCCTGCCTTGCCGGATGAAGTGGCGCTGGGCGTGACCTACGAACTGATCGACGATTATCTGGAAGGCAAGACTATCGACGAGGCGTCCGCAAAAATTATCGAAGGCTGGTATCTGCGCACTGAGCACAAACGCCAGCCGCCAGTGACGGTGTTCGACGATTTCTGGAAGAAAAAATAA